Part of the Quercus robur chromosome 5, dhQueRobu3.1, whole genome shotgun sequence genome, GTTCCATCATTCATTTCCACCTTTTGGTTGAGCTTTTGAGCCAATGTATACGCAATAAGAAAAAGTTCAGGATcgcataattttttatatttttttgtcacaattgtGACGTGGTATTCCACCTTTTGGTTGAGCTTTTGAGCCAATGTATACACGATAAGAAAAAGTTTAGGGTCACgtaatcttttatatttttttgtcacaattgtGACGTGGTAAAATGtgattggtaaataaaaaaatgtagatCCATATATAAGTAATAGTTAACCACTCACAATCTGTCACATTaaaattatagtaaaaaaattgtgaaataatttgtaATCTTAAAATTACTCATATAcaataatacaacaaaatatagattataattttatttttaatttctctttcttatatCAGCAAGAGCaaccacaaatatatatatatatatatatatatatgagtgatTCTCCTAATTAATGATATACTTACGAGTCTAGTGCTTTGATTAATTGTGTGGCTTTTATATTTTGTCCTTCAAAGTAAAAGTGCATTTACTTCGCTAAGATtattgcaacatttttttttttggttctcgaGAATCATTGCCTCAAATGTATTGTTGAGTcctataaattcaataataatttttttcataacgTTTTTATTAATTACTTAGAAAGTATATATGTATCACAGATTCATAATGAAATACATGTTAATAGTTGATCTATATAAAAGTGAGATTACACCAATCATGATTTATCAATTTATCACATAATAAACTATGATTTCCTTACCATTATTTTACGGATcatcccaaaaattaaaaagaaaaggaaaaaaaattcaccgtttatgtataatatatatatatatatatatattgaaaatttttacgtcaaattaataaaaagcaGCAAGACGTCAAACACTCGAGCCAATTCACGAGAGATACATGACTTTGGTAAAAGGGTGAGACCCGTGGAGAGGTGATCTGATACAGGTCGATTCGATTGTGGGTGAAATCATGAAAAGTATTGAATTGTTGAAAACCACTAATTGCCACCTTTAATCCTAGGActagaaaattcgaaaacaAATGTCGTAAGTATAGAAAATGTGGATAGCTAGAGTCTGTCTAGGATACATGTCCTCCAACATGCAAGTCAAACTTTTcaagtttcagcaaaaaaaagtCTAACTTTTCAAGTCACACACAAGATATTTATAATATTGTGTTTATcaattaagaatttattttaaatgaataatatttattttaaaattattttttgaaggtCGAAATTCCATTTATGAATGGAAATATTTTTAGTCGTTAGATAACTACAAAGTGCATTTACATAAATTTCTATAGTTTTGGTTAACATAAACTCATAAAATATTccaattataattatttaaaactaTATCATGAACatttatgaacatttttttttttttagtaaacaataatacttattagaatacacacaaaaatagtaatattagtgttttaaaccggGTTTATAATGTATTATTTAACCAAAATACAACTACAAAAAGGTCTAACCTTTATGAGCTTAACATAATGAGTTtgacaagaaaataatatatggaGTTTTTTATGTTATACTttttgtaaggacacgatttgctCCCAAAACCCAAATGGATGGTTAATGGCCAAAAGAGCCCAAAACAATAGATCTGTTAGAAAGTGGGCTTGAAAATGAACTTTCAATGAGTTAGGTGAATAGTGATCACAGTAGGTTAGTTATTActggaaagaataaaataaatagttctGAGCAAGAAAGGTTCTTCTCGATCAAGTCCGAGGATGgtttgttcttatatatttttcttaaacttaTACAAAATTACAGTTCTTGAGTATACAGTGATTTCTTCCTAGAATTTCTGTTGATCCCTTCGTAATGGggttcttctcttttatatttccttcctttctttcatttcaGCCCTCCACGTGTAGGTCAGATTGCTAATCTCCTTGATACTTGTCTCATTAGCACTTTCCTGAAATCTTTGGGGGTAGTTGTAAACCTGAAagtcactgttcaggtatcacttccacattaatgcggccaaggggTTAgatgcagagcattcaatgtggtggtagcagctttcttctCAAATATTTACCAACTCTCTTTCGTCTCATCCCTCTCTAGTGTTTATCCTTCCAAGAATGATTGCATGTTGCCCTATTCTTGATGGATGGTCAGACCTTTGACCTCTACTCTGCTTAGCTAAGGAGGTATTTCTCCTCGGACAACATCTCCTGCTCCCTATGACCAGACTTCTTCCACAGCCTATTAATTTGTATGCATTCGCTAGTATTTATCTGTCCTTAGGTTATTTGACATTTTCGGGCACGACCCATGGCCCAATACTTTTATCTAGGCCTTTCATCCCTACACTTTCCATACTTGaatatttatacaaaatttggtatgtagaaaataaattattaccaaaaaaaaaaaaaaaaactgagatatttttttttttataacttttgaaaTGTAACAATAATATGcttctatatttttttcccattctattaaatttttaatttttatatcaaGAAAATGGCCAATTAGCTTTTATTCCACTCCTTTTATATCAAGAAAATGTTAGAACTATTAGTAATATCAAGTAAattcttaataataattttatatcaagAAAAGCTAACGTCATTTTATTCCACTCCTTGTTCATGAGACACATTAAAAATCTAATTGGCCAATAGCATGGTGGATTGAACTTAAGAACTCTAAGTTTACATCACATCGCAGACcaataaccccccccccccccccccccaaaacccaaGTAAAGGTAGACATAAGAGGGGGCCCAAAGGGGCCTAGGCCCCTGGgcttatgaaatatatatatatatatatataataggtatATTTccagttaaaaaataaaattttatatttagaccCCTCTTCTATGTAGCTTAGCCCCTCTCCCCTCAAAAATCATCAGCTCAACCCATTCTAGTCCAGCCCAAACTCATGTAAATCATCAGCCCAAAACATATGGATGcttatttgttaatatttatatttttagaaatgctATATGTTCATAGTATTTTCactatatttttcataacaaatattAAGCGGTAGGTTGTTAGTGGTTGTTTTTGGTAGGTAAAAATGCAATTTTAGtagtgagttcaaattagaaatAGTAACAActaatcatttaaaatttgttatgaaaatgttgcagatataacattttttttttcttatacttcGGCCCCTTACTTGAAATCTTGGGTCCATCCTCCACCCAAGTATTTGGGTGCTAATGTCAATTTTAGGAATATGGAAGTACATAGTACTACAATTATTATGGAACATGGCATGTAAATCGCAATGCTCATAAATTTTGAGCTAATGTTTACTTCATTatgtttttcttaattgtgtgtGCAAggactcccccccccccccccccccccccaaaaaaaaccatttctttgaaaaatttaagtaaTATATTGGTTTTATAGTTGGCCCCCCTCAAATTTTTAGATTAGTCCAAATAGTCCAAAAGAAACTGATCACCTAACCCTTTCTTTGGGCCCATGGTCCCTCCATAGTCCAAATACAATACAACAAAAAATCCACAAATCACTAATATCATAATTCAATaattcataaccaaaaaaatctcatagaaaaaaaatattccctTAGGGGGTGACAATAATCTATATgacttttttattaatttataaattatggaaAAGTCAATTACAATTTGCAAAATTCTTTTAGAAGCCAATATTGATGATGTAGCATTGTCAACTCTTAATATTAAtattccaattttttaaaatcctcaaacaaagttttgaaaacttCATTAGTGTGATTTTCAGTTGTATCCAAAAGTATGGGTTTATCATATTGGTGAGTTGGTCAACGTGataaaatcaacatattaattCCAATTACCCAAAATCTGAAGATCCAaagtcttctttttttatactttttcttcGAAAATGTTAGAATATCATATTGtaactttcaactttttttgttcatattattttcttcttgacTTAAATATTTATAGTAATAAAGTGCAATTATTTTGTctatcatgattttttttttaatagaacaTGTCAAATTTTTCTGGTTCATGCTTCACCTTTGTTCAAATCCTGATTCCGTCATCTGTGTGTGGCAACCTCTCAAGCATCTTGCATCATGCTTGGGTCATGTTTCACGCGAAACAGAGAACCTGATACACATCACATCGCATGCCTTATTACACGAGATCTATAAATATGTACCTTTCcctttctagtttctagtttCCACTAGATAATTCGTTTCCAATTAATGAACTAATAGATACTGATCTGGCTGCCACAGTTAAAGTCCGCATGCATACTACAAAGTTCAACTTGcacaagtaaaaaattaaatagtaaccataaaatatttttcattgcaTAAACTAAGATATTTGCAAAGCATACCATAACCTATTGCTACAGTTCtcgaataataaaataagctgactttttaatttggagccaaacgcacactatGTTAGCTACCCAAATATgcatttaaatatttgatagatAATAGCTTTTCCAACTTTCCTTGAGTTGATTAGGGTTCGTTTGAgatctgtttatttttttgaaactaaaatttttttactaaaagtatcgtaaataaagataaaagtcaACTGAAATAGTACCGTAGAATCCATGAacagtaccaaaaagtgtagtaagactcatgaatagtaacaaaaataagctgaatagtaaaataagttaacaaaaataatatttgccaAACTGACACTAACTTTTCAAATTATcaatactaaaattttgttttaatgggGCAATCtgaaaatcaatttgaaaaatccTCATTTTCCTTGTTGTTTCCCATTGACTTGGTTCACGTCAAGAAAGAAAATGTAGAGAAActaaaagttttaacatttcTTAAAACAATGGATCCCTTTGTACGTGGGATTCTCTTaaagtaataattattatttactgcatcactttcatttttatatgaattttgagaaaatgattttgttttccCCTCATAACAAGTGGCGAAGGGAGATATAGCCATATAGGTGATGCAGCATGCAAGTGTGGAAAGAGTTATTGTTACCATGAAGAGTAAGgatatagggttttttttttttttttttttggagagaaggAAACTGATGGACTATATCCAATTGTAAAATCGAAACAAAATGTGATGGGATATCTTCCATCCATACTTGAAAATCTGGTATGCATAATGCATTTTTAGCTAGACTATGAGCAACCCTATTATCGTTTCTCTTAATGTGAGAATACAACAATCTTACAAATTTGTTAGCAAACACTTTTACATCTTCAATCAGTAAACCCGTTGGTGATAAGCTACACTCCTCTGACTTCAAAGCTTGAATCAGTCCAAGAGAATCACTTTCAAGGATAGCACTTTGAAATCCCAACTCCAATGCAAAAGACAATGCCTTGAGGGCTGCCAGCTCCTCAATCTCTTCAACCTTGTATGCTTGAGGGATTTTTTGTGAGCAAGAAGCCAAAACAGCCCCATTACTATCCCGTATAACCACTCTAATACCAGACATATTAGATGCACCAAAAACCGCaccatcaaattttattttcactaACCCAGCTTCCATACTTGAAAATCTGGTATGCATAATGCATTTTTAGCCAGACTATGAGCAATCCTATTGCAATTTCTCTTAATGTGAGAATACAACAATCTTACAAAATTGTTAGCAAACACTTTCACATCTTCAATTAGTAAACCCGTTGGTGATAAGCTACACTCCTCTGACTTCAAAGTTTGAATCAGTCCAAGAAAATCACCTTCAAGGATAACACTTCGAAATCCCAACTCAAACACAAAAGACAATGCCTTGAGGGCTACCAGCGCCTCAATCTCTTCAGTCTTGTATGCTTGAGGGATTTTTTGTGAGCAAGAAGCCAAAACAGTCCCATTTCTATCCCGTATAACCATTCTAATACTGGACATATTAGATGCACCAAAAACCGcaccatcaaaatttattttcaccaACCCAGCTGGTGGGCATCCCCACCTCGTCTCTCCACTGCCATTGGTTATTACCTAGACATTTAGGACCTGCAAATTCTATCGGTACTATGCCAACACTTCCTTTGCACGTTTTGCCACTTGATGAAGCGAAACAGCTTGTAAGTGCAATTgggttttatttctttgattcCACACCATCCAAGCTGTGTATGCAAATAATTTTAGTGACCTCCCTTCTACAATCATCCAAGACAACAGCTCCTTGACATCCATAAATTCCACCTCAGACCTGAAATTCCATATTCCATGATCAGCCCACCTGCTTTGAACAAACTCTAGCCTTGCATCATCTGTAAGTGTCTTAACTAAAAACACCACATCGGGATCTTTTGCCCATATGATTTCAACGAGCTCCCTCCCTGTACGCAAGTTCCCAAGCCTGCAACAGTTCCACACTAAACAACTCATTGCTATTGGCGAGGCTGAACAACAGCTCCCGCCACTACTGAAGGTGATTTTTCGTTCCTGGGGTTAGCCTGGAATCTTTTTGCTGACACTGCAGGTAGGTCTACCTCTATTCTTGTAACTCTCTTTTTTACAGGAGGTTGATAAGTCCCTGTCATGTTgccctttgtttttctttctctgcaTATCTAGGTAGAAGCTACATGATTAGGTTCTGAATGGAGAGATTTAGCTTCTAGGAAGTCAAGTGATTTTTTAAGTTGAGATAAATCACTTAGATTATCACGAGGTAGGGTTTTTTGTTGCTCTCTTGGCCACCCCCAGAAGTGTAGCCGCCCTAAACTCCTTAGCCAAACAAACTTCCTCATTATTTGCTTCCAAATCAGATACGGTCtcattaattttgtttaattccACCGTTATTTCCAAATCAAATACAGTCtcattaattttgtttaattccACTGTTATTTCCTCATTAACTTTGGCTTTTAAACTCGAATCCTTCTTCCTATTTCCAACAAACTTAGCCACACCAAACTCCTTAGCCAAACTTATCTCTTCATTATTGACtttcaattcaattttggttttagtAGGAGACTTTATTTCCTCAATAATGATCGCATTTGATTGATTTAGGAATACCGTTTCCTCCCTAATTACTCCACCAAAATCATTACGCATTAATGGGGAAATATTTTCGGCATCACTGCTAGCCGTTACATTTTGTGACTGCTCTGGTGCTTTTCCTTTCCCAAAATTAGATTTTCGGCATGGATTGCGGTCTACCGAGGTGTTTGAGcttatcttcttctttgcaACATAGAACCCAGGGACCTTGATCACACTCTTCCTTGCCGCAACGAATGGGAGTGCTCTCAAGTTGGGTCCAAACTCACATTGTTATGGTGTAAGTGTGCCTTCGCTGTCAAACCAAAGCTCACAATCTTTGTCATTGTGAGTAAGCTGACCACACCAGTAACACAGATTTGGCAACCGCTCATACTTAAAAGAGATCCACACGTGCTTTCCTTCCCCTACAGAGATTAATCTTCCACGGCGCAGAGGCAAGGACAAATCAATGGATACCTGAACACATATGAAGTGATCACCATCATAGAGTTTTGGATCAGTTGGCGTGAAGACCTCCCCCACGACACTACAAATTTTCTTCGCCGCCTCAATTATCATGTATTTAATCGGAATTCCATGAACCTGAACCCATAGCGTTGtcctatcaaattttatatcttgCAACGGAGACTCATTCTCATATCGACTCATTACCACCAAGTGTTTGTCAAAACTCCATGGTTCGCCTCCCAAGATCCAATCCACATCCTCCCTATTGTCAAAGGTGAAAAGAATTTTTTGGTCTCCAAAATTCTGAATCTTGAAGCCATTTCTAGCTCTCCATAGCGGGGTAAAAGTCTTGGCTATAACCTCCATATTGATGGCTCACTTAGTTAAAAACTTTGTAGCAATGGAAAAATCAACAGCTCTATCATCATCAAGCAAACAACAACATGGCCCTTATCTATCTGAAAGAGTAGGTCGATTCCACGATTGAGCCAAGTCATCCATCCTCACACTCCTTCAAACTGTTTCCCAAATCcccaaaaataaccaaacaagcCGAGGAATAACAGTGTACTCCAAGGATACTAAAGCACCTTCGAAGAAGGGACACCTAATTCTACTGTGCAAGAGAAATTCGAGAGAAATCCAACTTCTGAGCACAGAGAAACTTCTTAGTTCCACCACAATGACATGTGAGAGCAAAACTACATACTTTGTGAAAGACCAGGATATAGGTGATTTGATGAGAAATACTAgagttattttaaattttatatattaatcttataaattaatgtgtcaaattttaaatgtgaaataaaaataactaaacttgtggggggtaaaatctgtcagttgatgttgggccgtagttcatgtaccaagcccagccacgataagaagaaaaggcatgggcgtaggatatcccatcccaaccatgatgggccgggcctgtttaggggcgtccgaggaggagtacctcctcggactcgccaattAAGTGTCCAATTCGCACTCCATACCTGGCGAGAGGTCACCCAATACGAAGGAACAGTGCGTGACGttcaggaaggggggcaaccacaactgccgcattaaatgccaaggaactacttttccagccgcattaatgtggaagggacaggaacgcagaatcatcttggccagtgcaactcacagaaaaaatgaaggatgacctatgggacaggcactcaagtggagGGTCAGGtggttgacaagtgtagggacatgatcttaggaaggatgctatataagagaaggagatccccatggaaaGGGGATCGCAAgcagaaggaagaaaaagatagagaaagagaaaggagataGAAGTATAAGAAACAGCCCCAGGGACCATTACTCCAATAGTTTGAAGGAATAtccttacgtccaactggttgcatggcttggtcgtaactgcgtttcctctgtcaaagacctagttctttaacctactctctacaaattcattgttgagggacttttgggccagaatcacccgcctgttgggcctgagccccaaaatcgtgcccctacaaaacttatattcatttttttaagaataatattcattattttattgacATGGAGCCAATCACATTGATTTATCATGTCaatttgtatgtttttttataatgaaattaatgataactttaacattttcaataaaataccaaccatataaaataaaaaatgattagaTCCTATTGGTCAAGGAAAAAAAACCCTTGAAAAGTTGAAAAGCCAATTTGTCACCCTTTTGCCAACAAAGTTCAGGACAATGCAATGAGAAGTAGAGCACCCAATAAAATGTTGGGGCAAGAAAAGATATCAACCATTAAGTTTGGTAGCCTTTTGACACAActtaattacttaaaaaaaaaaaaaaaaaaaattgtcacccTTTTGCCAACAAAGTTTGGGACAATGCAATGAGAAGTAGAGCACCCAATAAAATGTTAAGGCAAGAAAAGATATCGACCATTAAGTTTGGTATCCTTTTGACACAActtaattacttaaaaaaaatggaaatataatacaaatattatatatttaaaaagtgaggttttaaaaaactta contains:
- the LOC126727927 gene encoding uncharacterized protein LOC126727927, translated to MEVIAKTFTPLWRARNGFKIQNFGDQKILFTFDNREDVDWILGGEPWSFDKHLVVMSRYENESPLQDIKFDRTTLWVQVHGIPIKYMIIEAAKKICSVVGEVFTPTDPKLYDGDHFICVQVSIDLSLPLRRGRLISVGEGKHVWISFKYERLPNLCYWCGQLTHNDKDCELWKSVIKVPGFYVAKKKISSNTSVDRNPCRKSNFGKGKAPEQSQNVTASSDAENISPLMRNDFGGVIREETVFLNQSNAIIIEEIKSPTKTKIELKVNNEEISLAKEFGVAKFVGNRKKDSSLKAKVNEEITVELNKINETVFDLEITVELNKINETVSDLEANNEEVCLAKEFRAATLLGVAKRATKNPTS